A window of Coturnix japonica isolate 7356 chromosome 2, Coturnix japonica 2.1, whole genome shotgun sequence contains these coding sequences:
- the RETREG1 gene encoding reticulophagy regulator 1 isoform X4 has product MSEMPDSEDLGQDESWEVISSRQDYRPRINQCLSEALMNLFVFLQEMSHFKEQNPGKFCLLVCSVCTFFTVLGSYIPGVVLSYVLLLCAFLCPFLKCNEFGQKLCNKFKSVLKKLDFGIVEYINQKKKERSETAKTKATEDDSELDISALCPKVSPAVVAKELSVSDTDVSEVSWTDNGTFNLSEGYSPQTDTSDDFDRPSDHEEAFARELSEFPSLENGAGTNDDDDSSIGMPIQQNRIKEQMSSKAEHSSRPSKERPSTAGLSLPLTSDQTFNLMSGIAGDVIAAAVSAAIKDQLQSVQPAPSHAVPSLSEETDTEEADDFELLDQSELEQIEKELGLSQGQEAESQEKKKSSGFLSHLLGNH; this is encoded by the exons CTGGGAAGTCATCAGTTCCAGGCAAGACTACAGACCCAGAATAAATCAGTGCctttcagaagcactgatgaatttatttgtatttcttcaagAAATGTCCCACTTCAAGGAACAAAACCCTGGCAAG TTTTGCCTACTAGTCTGCAGTGTATGTACATTTTTCACTGTCTTGGGAAGTTACATTCCTGGAGTTGTCCTCTCCTATGTCTTGC TATTGTGTGCCTTTTTATGTCCTTTCCTCAAGTGCAATGAATTTGGACAGAAACTGTGCAACAAATTCAAGTCTGTTCTGAAGAAACTAGATTTTGGGATAGTGGAATACAtcaaccagaagaaaaaagagagatctg aaacagcaaaaacaaaagccacagaAGATGACAGTGAATTAGACATATCAGCCCTGTGTCCTAAG GTTAGTCCTGCAGTTGTTGCCAAAGAGCTGTCAGTGTCTGACACAGATGTATCAGAAGTATCTTGGACCGATAATGGGACCTTTAACTTATCCGAGGGGTATTCTCCACAGACAGACACATCTGATG ATTTTGACCGACCTAGTGATCACGAAGAAGCTTTCGCTAGAGAGCTCTCAGAATTCCCTTCTTTAGAAAATGGGGCAGGAACAAATGACGATGATGACTCAAGCATCGGTATGCCCATccagcaaaacagaataaaagaacaaatgtcTTCAAAGGCGGAGCATTCTTCCAGACCGAGTAAAGAGAGACCATCCACTGCAGGGCTCTCCTTGCCTTTGACCAGTGACCAAACCTTTAATTTAATGAGCGGTATTGCTGGGGATGTCATCGCCGCCGCGGTGTCAGCTGCCATCAAAGACCAGCTGCAGTCTGTGCAGCCAGCTCCATCACACGCGGTGCCCAGCTTGAGTGAGGAGACAGACACCGAGGAAGCCGATGATTTTGAACTGCTTGACCAGTCTGAGCTTGAGCAGATTGAGAAAGAACTGGGACTTTCACAAGGCCAAGAAGCAGAatcccaggaaaaaaagaagtcttcgGGCTTTCTTTCACATCTGCTTGGAAATCATTAA